A window of the Rhizobium brockwellii genome harbors these coding sequences:
- a CDS encoding DegT/DnrJ/EryC1/StrS family aminotransferase, translated as MKNEKIYVTKPSLPPLEEFIPSLEAIWNNRILTNGGPFHQQLEQELCDHLGVKHISLFSNATVALLTALQALRVTGEVITTPYSFVATSHSLLWNGLKPVFVDVDPVTLNLDPAKIEAAITQQTTAIMPVHCYGHPCDVDAIQKIADLYNLKVIYDAAHAFGVEDERGSVLNHGDLSILSFHATKVFNTFEGGAIICPDAKTKTRIDQLKNFGYVDEVTVVAPGTNGKMSEFNAALGLLQLKYIKLALERRGFIDGAYRERLRGVSGIECLDRSGETVSNFSYFPILVRPDYPILRDELYERLKENNIHPRRYFYPLISTFSMYRSLPSSQPSNLPVATEAAQQVLCLPIYPDMEMDIVDKVCALIESA; from the coding sequence ATGAAAAACGAAAAGATCTATGTAACGAAGCCCAGCCTGCCGCCGCTCGAAGAATTCATTCCTTCGCTGGAAGCGATCTGGAACAACCGAATCCTGACCAATGGCGGGCCATTCCACCAGCAGCTGGAGCAGGAGCTCTGCGACCATCTCGGCGTGAAGCACATCAGCCTCTTTTCCAACGCTACCGTCGCGCTGCTGACGGCGCTTCAGGCGCTCCGCGTGACGGGCGAAGTCATTACTACGCCTTATTCCTTCGTGGCCACTTCGCATTCGCTTCTCTGGAACGGCTTGAAGCCCGTCTTCGTCGACGTCGACCCGGTGACGCTCAATCTCGATCCAGCGAAGATCGAGGCGGCGATCACGCAGCAGACGACGGCGATCATGCCGGTGCATTGCTACGGCCACCCTTGCGACGTCGATGCGATCCAGAAAATCGCCGACCTCTACAATCTGAAGGTCATCTACGACGCCGCCCATGCCTTCGGCGTGGAAGACGAACGGGGAAGCGTTCTCAATCACGGCGACCTTTCCATCCTGAGCTTCCATGCGACGAAGGTTTTCAACACATTCGAAGGCGGGGCCATCATCTGCCCGGACGCCAAGACGAAGACCCGCATCGATCAGCTGAAGAACTTCGGTTACGTCGACGAAGTGACTGTGGTGGCGCCAGGCACGAATGGAAAAATGAGCGAGTTCAACGCTGCGCTCGGCCTGTTGCAGCTGAAATACATCAAGCTCGCGCTCGAAAGACGTGGGTTCATCGACGGTGCATACCGTGAGCGGCTCCGCGGGGTTTCGGGCATAGAATGCCTGGACCGTTCCGGTGAGACCGTCTCCAACTTCTCTTATTTCCCGATCCTTGTACGCCCTGACTATCCCATTTTACGCGATGAGCTCTATGAACGGCTGAAGGAAAACAACATTCATCCGCGCCGCTATTTCTATCCGTTGATTTCAACCTTCTCGATGTACCGCAGCCTGCCTTCCTCGCAGCCCTCGAATCTGCCGGTCGCAACCGAAGCCGCACAACAGGTGCTCTGCCTTCCGATCTATCCGGACATGGAGATGGACATCGTCGACAAGGTCTGCGCGCTGATCGAGTCGGCTTAA
- the nusB gene encoding transcription antitermination factor NusB, with protein sequence MNDDKTERPVKTANQRGAARLAAVQALYQMDVGGTGVLEIVAEYEAHRLGQELDGATYLKADVAWFRSIVSGVVRDQVRLDPLIAAALQDDWALSRLDSTVRAILRAGVFEITDRKDVPVAVIVTEYVEIAQAFFDDDEPKLVNAVLDRIAKQVRGEAKK encoded by the coding sequence ATGAACGACGACAAGACGGAACGGCCGGTCAAGACTGCAAACCAGCGGGGCGCTGCCCGTCTTGCTGCCGTTCAGGCACTGTATCAGATGGATGTCGGCGGCACCGGCGTTCTGGAAATCGTCGCCGAATACGAGGCGCACCGTCTTGGCCAGGAACTCGACGGCGCGACCTATCTGAAGGCCGATGTCGCCTGGTTCCGTTCCATCGTTTCCGGCGTCGTGCGCGATCAGGTTCGTCTCGATCCGTTGATTGCCGCAGCCCTTCAGGATGACTGGGCCTTGTCGCGCCTCGACAGCACCGTGCGCGCCATCCTGCGCGCCGGCGTCTTCGAGATCACCGACCGTAAGGACGTTCCGGTGGCGGTCATCGTCACCGAATATGTCGAGATCGCCCAGGCCTTCTTCGATGACGACGAGCCGAAGCTCGTCAACGCCGTGCTCGACCGCATCGCAAAGCAGGTGCGCGGCGAGGCGAAGAAGTAA
- the ribH gene encoding 6,7-dimethyl-8-ribityllumazine synthase, with protein MPRETAPHILIVEARFYDDMADALLEGATFALTEAGATFEVVTVPGALEIPAAIAMSLDGDDNGGTHYDGYVALGMVIRGETYHFDIVSNESSRALMDLAVSESLAIGNGILTVENDEQAWARARRSDKDKGGFAARAALTMIELKQKLGA; from the coding sequence ATGCCGAGAGAGACCGCTCCCCATATTTTGATCGTTGAGGCCCGCTTCTACGACGACATGGCCGACGCCCTGCTCGAAGGCGCGACCTTCGCATTGACAGAGGCCGGCGCCACCTTCGAGGTCGTCACCGTCCCCGGCGCACTGGAAATTCCAGCAGCGATTGCCATGTCGCTCGATGGAGACGACAATGGCGGAACGCATTATGACGGCTATGTCGCCCTCGGCATGGTCATTCGCGGCGAGACCTATCACTTCGATATCGTGTCGAATGAATCCTCGCGCGCCTTGATGGATCTCGCGGTCAGCGAGTCGCTTGCCATCGGCAACGGCATCCTGACCGTCGAAAACGACGAACAGGCCTGGGCGCGCGCGCGCCGCTCGGATAAGGACAAGGGCGGATTTGCCGCTCGTGCAGCTCTGACCATGATCGAGCTGAAGCAGAAACTGGGTGCATAA
- a CDS encoding ATP-grasp domain-containing protein — translation MTKRALLVGSNFSAVPLLFALKRRGLHISVCGNRPDEPCHAHADQSHFIDYSDPNTLLALVENGDFDFIVPTGNDVAYMSSTFVAEKLGFPRFDSMETATIIHTKQAFRSFTEQYDIPAPRSVRLHGDSPVETGSLRYPLLVKPSDSFSGRGVTKVFDRTELADAIADARGNSRAAEIVIEEFIEGSLHSHSAFIKDQEVVFDVFVDEYCTVYPYQVDSSNHPSRLSETVRSKTRTIMARVVKLLGLQDGLIHTQFLSNGDDVWIVECMRRCPGDLYGSLVDQSLGIDYADLVITLLLGEEFSVEPRFDPPLFFGRHTITSDTTSTPFSFSHSIPSSDVRITQLKTTGKPMNSAPLDKLAILYARFETRDEMLKVVPDFKTFISLQTMQGDLA, via the coding sequence ATGACCAAGAGAGCATTGCTCGTCGGCAGTAACTTCAGCGCAGTTCCCCTTCTATTCGCTTTGAAAAGGCGCGGCCTCCATATTTCCGTTTGCGGAAACCGGCCGGATGAACCCTGCCACGCGCATGCGGACCAGTCGCATTTCATCGACTACAGCGATCCGAACACGCTGCTCGCCCTCGTCGAGAACGGCGATTTCGATTTCATCGTGCCGACGGGCAATGACGTTGCCTATATGTCGAGCACCTTCGTTGCCGAAAAACTCGGATTTCCGCGCTTCGATTCGATGGAAACCGCGACCATCATTCACACGAAGCAAGCGTTCCGCAGCTTTACCGAGCAATACGATATCCCCGCCCCGCGTTCGGTGCGCCTGCATGGCGACTCGCCGGTCGAGACTGGCTCGCTACGCTATCCGTTGCTGGTGAAGCCAAGCGACAGTTTCAGCGGCCGTGGCGTCACGAAGGTTTTCGACCGGACGGAACTTGCCGACGCCATCGCCGATGCCCGGGGAAACTCGCGCGCGGCGGAGATCGTTATCGAGGAATTCATCGAAGGCAGCCTGCACAGCCATTCCGCCTTCATCAAGGACCAGGAGGTCGTCTTCGACGTCTTTGTCGACGAATATTGCACGGTCTATCCATACCAGGTCGATTCATCGAACCATCCCTCGCGCCTGTCCGAAACTGTCCGCTCGAAGACGCGGACCATTATGGCACGCGTCGTCAAGCTGCTCGGACTGCAGGACGGCCTCATTCACACGCAGTTCCTGTCGAATGGAGACGATGTCTGGATCGTCGAATGCATGCGACGCTGCCCGGGCGATCTTTACGGCTCGCTTGTCGATCAGTCTCTCGGCATCGATTACGCAGACCTCGTCATAACGCTACTGCTGGGTGAGGAATTTTCTGTCGAACCGCGCTTCGATCCGCCGCTGTTCTTCGGGCGCCACACCATCACCTCCGACACGACCTCGACGCCGTTTTCCTTCTCGCACTCCATTCCATCATCCGATGTTCGCATCACGCAGCTCAAGACCACTGGCAAGCCGATGAATTCGGCACCGCTCGACAAGCTCGCCATCCTCTACGCCCGCTTCGAGACACGAGACGAAATGCTGAAGGTGGTGCCGGATTTCAAAACGTTCATTTCGCTCCAAACGATGCAAGGAGATCTCGCATGA
- a CDS encoding glycosyltransferase family 2 protein yields MPRVSICIPAYKPDFFELALKSAIAQSYTDAEIIVSDDCPTDAIEAICSRYSSLISYSRNPHPGEYTNIMRLAGLAQGEYIKYLFDDDVLNPFCVQFLLEALEATRDRGTKLAFSPRHVIDERNNFLNLINYFQVDQGLKLIEGRDFIRLTAMHHLNLIGEYSTVMMRKADCFDGNGEFRLFRPENGIFRGLLDLSGWIELAKEGAFVAHPHPLSYFRQHSNSKSNHTTNPIFIYAIVFHEDILNYARANGVLSPQDLPVSYRNLINVYQYWRAAFPELDARIARLSALLDDAGRWSA; encoded by the coding sequence TTGCCGCGCGTGTCGATCTGTATACCGGCCTACAAGCCCGATTTTTTTGAACTCGCCCTGAAGAGCGCAATCGCGCAAAGCTATACGGATGCCGAGATCATCGTCTCGGACGATTGTCCGACGGATGCCATCGAGGCAATCTGTTCGCGCTATTCCAGCCTCATTAGCTATAGCCGCAATCCTCATCCGGGCGAATACACGAACATCATGAGGCTCGCCGGTCTCGCTCAGGGCGAATACATCAAATATCTGTTCGATGACGACGTGCTTAACCCTTTCTGCGTACAGTTTCTTCTCGAAGCGCTGGAGGCAACGCGCGACAGAGGGACAAAACTTGCCTTTTCGCCGCGGCATGTGATCGACGAGAGGAACAATTTCCTCAATCTGATCAACTATTTCCAAGTCGATCAAGGTTTAAAGCTCATCGAAGGGCGGGATTTCATCCGCCTGACGGCGATGCATCATCTCAACCTTATCGGCGAATATTCGACCGTGATGATGCGTAAGGCGGACTGCTTTGACGGGAATGGCGAGTTCCGCCTTTTCAGGCCCGAAAACGGTATCTTCCGTGGCCTTCTCGATCTTTCAGGCTGGATAGAACTTGCCAAGGAAGGCGCCTTCGTCGCCCATCCTCACCCGCTTTCCTATTTCCGGCAGCATTCCAATTCCAAATCAAACCACACCACCAACCCGATTTTCATCTACGCCATCGTCTTTCACGAAGACATTCTGAATTATGCGCGCGCCAACGGCGTCCTCAGCCCCCAGGATCTGCCGGTCTCCTATCGCAATCTGATAAATGTCTACCAATACTGGCGCGCTGCCTTTCCGGAACTCGATGCGAGGATCGCACGCCTGAGCGCGCTGCTTGATGATGCCGGGCGATGGAGCGCGTAG
- a CDS encoding GNAT family N-acetyltransferase — protein MTDIPTLETARLTLRPHRLDDFDAHAALWADEDVVRFITGAPSTREQSWSRMLRVAGMWHHMGFGFLAIMEKESGRFIGEAGFLEARREMDPSIEGTMEVGWALMPSAHGRGYATEALTVLIGWAEAHFPGKPMSCIISPENQASLRVAAKLGFRETARTQYNGEIIQFSR, from the coding sequence GTGACCGACATTCCGACTCTCGAAACGGCGCGGCTGACGCTTCGCCCTCACCGCCTCGACGATTTCGACGCGCATGCGGCGCTGTGGGCGGACGAGGATGTCGTGCGCTTCATCACCGGCGCGCCATCGACGCGCGAGCAGAGCTGGAGCCGCATGCTGCGCGTTGCCGGCATGTGGCACCATATGGGCTTCGGCTTTCTGGCGATCATGGAAAAGGAGAGCGGCCGGTTCATAGGCGAAGCGGGCTTCCTGGAAGCCCGGCGCGAGATGGACCCCTCGATCGAGGGAACGATGGAGGTCGGCTGGGCGCTGATGCCTTCGGCGCACGGCCGCGGTTATGCAACGGAGGCGCTGACCGTCCTGATCGGCTGGGCGGAGGCGCATTTTCCGGGAAAGCCGATGAGCTGCATCATCAGCCCGGAGAACCAGGCCTCGTTGCGGGTCGCAGCCAAGCTCGGTTTCCGCGAGACGGCGCGCACGCAGTATAATGGCGAGATCATTCAGTTTTCTCGTTAG
- a CDS encoding glycosyltransferase produces MTGLGGREQIVQASFSVIIPAYNASNVIGRCLQSLLNQQGQTPFEIIVVDDCSADDTIAKAEEIAHGHNNVTVMRLDSNGGPGIARNEGVLNAKGEWICFVDADDIVESNFLETLQASLDDSPDILAFNSSLYDAETGNSLKARIREDLTRVEGADRLADYLRDRVDRSVIFHLFRRRFLLDNNIMFRGGLHEDVDYMFHALMRARSVKSLDRQIYRKLDTQGSIVNSLSTRHVDGFFDALDAMHALVTDTPMWPDLKDPFLTGIINVTASRLLRLLPGKVVKLEDAGKILSTLYGRVVRSMELAAIAYPLPVPPSGFRTKYRITFDAFMNGMEKGDSTEDMLKVFAEIAPKLWSCYDLHHSILLGPGEVRTCCKRFTYEGELKGDVVLFGGNGKDFEFTYSDIKQAKDTLFLEINRDNSDECRGCPFLKFEDWGRPLNQGVKYLSFEHHSLCNMRCTYCSETYFGGKKPAYDTGAFIDTLKDAKALENMEYIVWGGGEPTVEPRFNDLLSKLAEGISNVKQRVITNATMYSETLADLLRKDQAHIVTSIDAGNSKNFNEIRKYKHFERVFENLRRYAACSSRNVVIKYILLPENSSSDELRQYADLIAENGLTDCNFQISCDFKTDRVTDDQLVSIVELHHLLRIRGARLIFLDDLVWQRILTVTPETLALLKSRLEPLVLETAFEPVHSEGVVVWGIGGQAQIIRRKSQFFKTSKIAYFVDPRPEMIGQRLGGIEVRSPHSALSDDLPIMIGAVQSAPEIYDQIEALGISPQRILQKVIL; encoded by the coding sequence ATGACGGGTCTGGGGGGACGCGAGCAGATCGTGCAGGCATCGTTTTCCGTCATCATCCCCGCCTACAATGCATCAAACGTCATCGGGCGATGCCTGCAGAGCCTCCTAAATCAGCAGGGGCAGACGCCATTTGAAATTATTGTCGTCGACGATTGCTCGGCGGACGACACGATCGCTAAGGCCGAAGAGATAGCTCATGGGCACAATAACGTTACTGTTATGCGCCTCGACAGCAACGGCGGACCCGGCATCGCCAGGAATGAAGGGGTGCTCAACGCAAAGGGCGAATGGATTTGCTTCGTCGATGCCGACGACATCGTCGAGAGCAACTTTCTGGAGACGCTTCAGGCATCCCTTGATGATTCCCCAGATATCCTCGCATTCAACTCCAGCCTTTATGATGCAGAAACCGGCAATAGCCTGAAGGCCCGCATCCGCGAGGATCTCACCAGAGTCGAGGGCGCCGACAGGCTGGCGGACTATCTCCGGGATCGCGTCGATCGATCGGTCATCTTCCATCTGTTCCGCCGCCGTTTTCTCCTCGACAACAACATCATGTTCCGCGGAGGCCTTCACGAGGACGTCGATTATATGTTTCACGCGCTGATGCGCGCGCGTTCGGTCAAGAGTCTCGACAGGCAGATCTACCGCAAGCTCGATACACAGGGCTCAATCGTCAACTCGCTCAGCACCCGTCATGTCGATGGCTTCTTCGACGCGCTCGATGCCATGCATGCGCTCGTGACGGACACGCCAATGTGGCCTGATCTGAAAGATCCATTCCTGACAGGCATCATCAACGTGACCGCGTCCCGCCTGCTCAGGCTGCTGCCCGGCAAGGTGGTCAAGCTCGAGGATGCCGGCAAGATCCTCTCCACGCTTTACGGCCGTGTCGTGCGCTCAATGGAGCTCGCTGCAATCGCCTATCCCCTGCCGGTTCCGCCATCGGGCTTCCGCACCAAATACCGGATCACCTTCGATGCCTTCATGAACGGCATGGAAAAAGGCGATTCGACGGAGGATATGCTGAAAGTCTTCGCGGAGATCGCGCCGAAGCTCTGGAGCTGCTACGACCTTCATCATTCCATTCTGCTCGGACCCGGCGAAGTGCGCACCTGCTGCAAGCGCTTCACCTATGAAGGCGAGCTGAAAGGCGATGTGGTTCTTTTCGGCGGTAACGGCAAGGATTTCGAGTTTACCTACAGCGATATCAAGCAGGCAAAGGATACACTATTCCTCGAGATCAACCGCGACAACTCGGATGAATGCCGCGGCTGTCCCTTCTTGAAATTCGAGGATTGGGGCCGGCCGCTCAATCAGGGCGTAAAGTATCTTTCCTTCGAGCATCACTCGCTTTGCAATATGCGCTGCACCTATTGCAGCGAGACGTATTTTGGCGGCAAGAAGCCCGCCTATGATACCGGCGCATTTATCGATACATTGAAGGATGCGAAGGCGCTCGAGAACATGGAATATATCGTCTGGGGCGGCGGCGAACCGACAGTCGAGCCGCGCTTCAACGATCTTCTCAGCAAGCTGGCTGAGGGCATTTCCAATGTTAAGCAGCGCGTCATCACCAACGCGACGATGTATTCGGAGACCCTTGCAGACCTTCTCAGGAAGGATCAAGCTCATATCGTTACCAGCATTGACGCCGGAAACAGTAAGAATTTCAATGAAATCCGCAAGTACAAACATTTCGAGCGGGTATTCGAAAATCTCCGCCGCTACGCTGCTTGCTCTTCACGCAACGTCGTCATCAAATATATTCTCTTGCCGGAAAACAGCTCCTCCGACGAGCTCCGGCAATATGCAGACCTGATCGCCGAGAATGGCCTGACCGATTGCAACTTCCAAATCAGCTGCGATTTCAAAACAGATCGCGTGACGGATGACCAATTGGTGTCCATCGTCGAACTTCACCATCTGCTTAGAATTCGCGGCGCGCGCCTTATTTTCCTCGACGATCTCGTCTGGCAGCGGATCTTGACGGTTACGCCAGAAACCCTGGCATTGCTGAAATCCAGGCTGGAACCGTTGGTGCTGGAGACGGCATTCGAGCCGGTCCATTCCGAAGGAGTTGTGGTTTGGGGGATCGGCGGACAGGCTCAGATTATTCGCCGCAAGTCGCAGTTCTTCAAAACGAGCAAGATCGCTTATTTCGTCGATCCACGCCCTGAAATGATCGGCCAGAGGCTCGGCGGCATTGAAGTGCGCTCTCCTCATTCGGCCCTGTCGGATGATCTGCCGATCATGATAGGCGCCGTTCAAAGCGCGCCGGAAATCTACGATCAGATCGAGGCGCTGGGCATAAGTCCCCAACGGATTCTGCAGAAAGTCATCCTGTAG
- a CDS encoding Gfo/Idh/MocA family protein, whose product MIRSSQGVPEKLRLAFLGGAVNSAVGRAHRDAIELDQKFDLVAGCFSRHDDINRETAGQYRILPEHCHADFDTLLSKEAGNIDALVVLTPTQQHTKQVVAALEAGVSVISEKALAGSSVETRMIGNARSNGAFLAVTYNYTGYPMLREIRSMVKHGVFGELQQIHIEMPQETFLRFRRDGTPMTPQDWRLHDGAVPTVSLDLGVHVHSLLHFLTQREPEEVCATSQSFGHFPQVLDNVQALVRCAGGLHCSMWYGKTALGQRNGLRVRLYGSKASIEWLQETPELAYFYDCNGRKQILDRASPDIMIANNTRYERFKAGHPSGFIEAFANYYADLADALLQHKTNTACLPHPYVLGLEEAEEGLRLLEAIECSRLENRWVEIEPQGVRRPVTERIEIRPPQLAL is encoded by the coding sequence ATGATCCGCTCAAGTCAGGGAGTACCGGAGAAGCTGCGCCTCGCCTTTCTAGGCGGTGCCGTCAATTCCGCTGTGGGTCGCGCTCATCGCGATGCAATCGAGCTTGATCAGAAATTCGATCTTGTCGCCGGCTGCTTCAGCCGCCATGACGACATCAATCGCGAAACGGCGGGGCAGTACCGCATTTTGCCGGAGCACTGCCACGCCGACTTCGATACCTTGCTCTCGAAAGAGGCCGGCAACATCGACGCTCTCGTCGTACTGACGCCGACGCAGCAGCATACGAAGCAGGTTGTCGCCGCACTCGAGGCCGGTGTTTCGGTGATCTCGGAAAAGGCCCTTGCCGGTTCGAGCGTCGAGACGCGCATGATCGGCAATGCGCGCAGTAACGGGGCCTTTTTGGCCGTAACCTACAACTACACGGGATATCCCATGCTCCGCGAAATCCGCAGCATGGTCAAGCATGGTGTTTTTGGCGAATTGCAGCAGATCCATATTGAGATGCCGCAGGAGACCTTCCTCCGTTTCCGCCGCGACGGGACGCCGATGACGCCGCAGGATTGGCGCCTGCACGACGGCGCCGTGCCGACGGTTTCGCTCGATCTCGGCGTTCATGTGCACTCGCTGCTTCATTTCCTCACTCAGCGGGAGCCGGAAGAAGTCTGCGCAACCAGCCAGAGTTTCGGTCACTTTCCGCAGGTGCTCGACAATGTGCAGGCGCTCGTGCGCTGCGCCGGCGGCCTGCATTGCAGCATGTGGTACGGCAAGACCGCGCTCGGGCAACGCAACGGCCTGCGTGTGCGGCTCTATGGCTCCAAGGCATCGATCGAATGGCTTCAGGAAACCCCCGAGCTTGCCTATTTCTACGATTGCAACGGCCGCAAGCAGATTCTCGATCGCGCCAGCCCGGATATCATGATCGCTAACAATACCCGCTACGAGCGGTTCAAGGCAGGCCATCCGTCGGGCTTCATCGAAGCCTTCGCGAATTATTATGCCGACCTTGCCGACGCCCTGCTGCAACACAAGACCAATACCGCATGCCTGCCCCATCCCTACGTGCTTGGGCTTGAGGAGGCGGAGGAAGGACTACGGCTGCTGGAAGCGATCGAATGCTCGCGGCTTGAAAACCGCTGGGTCGAGATCGAGCCGCAAGGCGTACGGCGCCCGGTGACGGAGCGGATCGAAATCCGACCTCCGCAACTGGCGCTTTAA
- a CDS encoding cupin domain-containing protein → MATEQKAVINTADLKLEHWKQGELYESTDTSFGALLGLTGLGVSYNEVPPGKSGCPFHNHHVEDELFYVISGAGEYRFGDARHAIKAGDVLGAPAGGPETAHQIINTGTATLVYLGISTMAKTEIVEYPDSGKFLAKTNRDGAENKRFRHIGRPEGDLDYWDGEPGA, encoded by the coding sequence ATGGCAACCGAACAGAAGGCGGTGATCAACACCGCCGATCTCAAGCTCGAGCACTGGAAACAGGGCGAGCTCTATGAAAGCACCGACACCTCTTTCGGCGCGCTACTTGGCCTGACCGGCCTCGGCGTCAGCTACAACGAGGTACCGCCCGGCAAATCGGGCTGCCCCTTCCACAACCACCATGTCGAAGACGAGCTCTTTTATGTGATCTCGGGTGCCGGCGAATACCGGTTCGGTGATGCGCGCCATGCGATCAAGGCCGGCGATGTGCTCGGCGCGCCGGCGGGCGGACCGGAAACGGCGCATCAGATCATCAACACCGGCACGGCCACACTCGTCTATCTCGGTATCTCGACGATGGCGAAGACCGAGATCGTCGAATATCCCGATTCCGGAAAGTTCCTTGCCAAGACCAATAGGGACGGTGCAGAAAACAAGCGCTTCCGTCATATCGGACGGCCGGAAGGCGATCTCGACTATTGGGACGGCGAGCCCGGCGCCTGA